In the Aureibacillus halotolerans genome, AGCACCGTCATATTGATTGGCTTCACCTTTCTCCTTGCACTTATAGTAAAGCGTTGGACATCTATTTCTTTGAATACGGCAATTATGGGCTCCATTCCCGGAGGTCTTTCACAAATGATTTTGCTAAGTGAGGAGCTTAAAAAAGTCGACCCTGGGACAGTGGCGCTCATGCAAACGCTTCGAGTGTTGCTTGTTGTGACGGTTGTCCCGTTTTTGGCCGCACATCAGTTCCCGCCCGGAAGCTCTGCCCCTTCGCCGAGCGTAGCAGGTTCTTCATTGACGTTCGATGACACTTGGCTCCTTTGGCCCTGCATTGCTGTCGGCATCTATATCGGTAAAAAAATTAACCTTCCTATTTTTCCTTTTATGGGGACACTTTTGGTCACTGCTGCCTGGTCCTCGACAATTGGTCAGCCCCCAGCCTTTCCTGTTGGAGTGATTAACGCGGCACAATTATTGCTGGGGACACATCTTGGCATGCAGCTTCATTGGCCAACGTTACTGTCACTCAAACGGTACGTATGGCTAATCATCGTTACAAACCTTTGGTTGATGGGTTTCTCTTTTGGCATGGCGGCATTATGGTCATGGTGGGGTTCGCCGTCCTTGTTAACGGCATTTCTCTCATTAGCCCCGGGCGGTGTGGCGGAAATGGGCGTGACTGCGTTAGCCGTTGGAGCCGACCTGCCTACCGTAACAAGTTTTCAGCTCTTCCGTGTTTTGTTTATTCTTTTTTGCGTGCCCCCCTTCTTAAAGTGGTGGCTGAGTGCAAGACGACCCGACTCGCTCGCACACCGATCATAAGCATCCTATCAATCGGAGGGATTATATGATTTCAAAGGCACTTGCTCAATCCATTGTGAAAGAGGCTTACGAATTCACAAAGCACAGTATTAACTTAATGGATCATCAAGGCGTCATTATTGCTAGCAATAATCAAGAACGCATTGGAGACATTCATGAAGGGGCCTTGCGCGTTCTCCAATTAAACGAGCCCGTCATCATAGACGAACATTCATCGCTTCAAGGAAGTCGACCCGGTATGAACCTCCCTATCCAAATCAATAACACGATTATCGGTGTCGTCGGGATTTCGGGAGCAATTGAACAAATTGAACCCTACGCCGCTTTTATCAAAAGGTTAACGGAAGTATTGGCGAAAGAGGCGTATTTAAATGACAAGCTCACATTTAAACACTTCGCTGCCGAAGCCTTTGTCCATCATTGGTTATCCGGAACATGGACAGACCCTGAAATCATCAAAAGCGAGGGTTTGTCTGTTGGCTATGATGTCACATTGTCCCGAGCTACTGTCATAATTGAGCTTGGCAATTTTTCTTCTGTCCTTAGTGAATCGTTACAGCATCACCATACGACAACGTCCTTTTATTCTGATCGTCCACATTTCATTAAACAGCTTTCTCAACTGTTTCCTGATCAAGATACGATCGTTGCTTCCGACGGTCCTACACGCTTCGTGTTTTTAATACCTATTTCTCAGCATGCTTCAGAAGATCAAAGGACTGAGCTACTCAAGCGCTGCACTAAGCTCCAGTCAACTTTGCATGCTTCCTATGGGTTCACAAGCTATGGCGGCATTGGCAGCGTATTTGATTCACCAGAAAAAGTAGAGAATTCCTTTCAAGAAGCCCAACAAGCCTTGTCTGTTGCTAAAACCTCTAACAGTGACATGTATCTGCTGTTTGACGAACTGGGCACCGAACGCCTCATCAATGCCATTCCCGAGCTCGACCGCCTCAATTTTGCTAAGCGAATATTGTTTCTGAATCATCCCGACATGCCTGAACTGCTAGACGATTTGATGCTGTTTTTTCAAAACGATCAGTCCATCCAACGTACGGCTGAAGCGCTCTATGTACACAAAAATACGTTGCAATACAGGTTAAAGAAAGTCGCCGCAATGACAGGCAGGGACCCACGAAAATTTCGTGACGCGCAAACGCTGTACACCGCTCTGCTGTGCTTGCACTTGTCTGGAAATGTTCACGAGAACAAAAATTAGCAGGTTTTCCTTCTAATTTTTATCCTCCATACTATCGTTTTTTCCGCAACTTCATTTTACACTAACCTTAGAAGCTTCATGAGGAGGGATTAAATGAACGTCTTTATTGCGTGTGATTCGTTCAAAGGATCAATGACGAGCTTAGAGGCTAATGCAGCGGTCCAGGCAGGACTTTTGGATGCAGACCCAACGATTCACACAACCCTTTTGCCAATGGCGGATGGAGGTGAAGGCACCGTCGACGCACTCCTTTATACGCTTGGCGGAGAGCGAGTCACAGTAGCGGTCCGTGGTCCTCTCGGAGGGAAGGTTGAGGCCAGCTACGGTTGGATTCCGGAAACAAAGACGGCGATTATAGAAACGGCTGCCGCGTCTGGCATTACGTTGGTGGGAAACGATGAACTTGATCCATGGAAAGCGACATCGTTTGGCACAGGAGAGCTTATGGCGCATGCCTTAGCACATGGAGCACGCCAAATGGTGATTGGCCTTGGCGGCAGTGCCACCGTTGATGGCGGAATTGGCTTATTAGAAGCTTTAGGTGTCACGTTTTATGACACAGAAAAACAACCCATTTCCGGTAACGGCAAAGGGTTGGGGCGCATTGACAGCATCGATCTTTCTTCCTTACGCGAACGATTTAGAGATGTCGAGGTGACAATGGCCTCTGATGTGACCAATCCGCTTCTGGGTGATACCGGTGCTGTGCACGTGTTCGGACCGCAAAAAGGGGCGAAGACGGAGGATCTCGCTACACTAGAGGAAGGCATGGCGTCTTACGCGAAAGTTTGTGCCAAAGCCATCGGTAGAGATGACGCGAATACTGCCGGTGCTGGCGCCGCAGGAGGCATTGGCTTTGCTTTGCAGAGTTTTCTTTCCGCAAAGGCAATGAGCGGTTTTTCCTATATCGCTGAAGCGGCAAAGCTTGCCGATATACTTCCATCTGCTGACCTTATCATCACTGGAGAAGGACAAATGGACGCCCAATCATTTTTTGGCAAGGTTCCCGTTGCCTTGGCCAATGAGGCAAAGCCTTTCAACGTGCCTGTCATCGCCTTTGCAGGGAGTGTCAAAGGAAATGCCCAACAGTTCGCATCCGCAGGTTTGCAGGCAGTCATTCCGATTACGAATGGACCAACATCACTTTCAGAAGCGATGACTGATGGCAAAAAGCTGCTCCAAGAATCAGCCGAACGTACATGGCGACTCACACAGCTGTTTCCGCATAAGCACTCATAAACGCAGAAAGCCCGAGAAAAGCAATAAGCGCTTTTCTCGGGCTTTCTATCTGATCTACGACCTACCCCTCATTTGAGGCGTTATACTCTTCAATAATTTGATCTCCGCCTTCTTCTTTCCATTCCTCTATGGCCTTTTCATACCCAGCCTCATCAAGCTGACCAATAATAAATTTATAGGTTGCATCAAGCATGATTTGGTCTAGACGCTCTCCTCTTTCCACGTAGGTAGGCGACTCTAGACGTACAGTTGGGTCTGTGACCAAATGCTCAGCGTTATCTTTGTAGAGTTCTTCTGCTTTGGTTTGTGGCTCATAGGAGAAATAGCCTTCATAACGACCGTTCGACTCTGGTCCTCCAACCTCAATCATTTTATACGCAGACACCTCTGTATCTAATACTTGTGGACTTGCAATTGCTTCTGCCTTGCCGTCTGTCACTTTGTAGTGCTCACCTTCGATTCCCCATTGAAGCAAATTACTTAGTTCTGGGTTCATAAGTTCATCCAAGAATCCAAGAATTTTTAAAAGTTCTTCCTCTGATTCAACCGCGCTTTTCGGGAATAGAATAACTTTGTTGTACCCAGGGATTGACCAAACTTGAAACTCCCCATCCGGTCCTTTGACTTGGTTGTGGACATCAAGGACAACCTCAGGGTTAAGCGCCTTGGCGTCTTCATACAAGCCTTGCACGTCACCCATCGAACCGACGTAAACACCCGCTGTTCCATTTTTGAAAAGCTCTTGTTGATCTGATTTGCTCGTCACCGGGAAATCCTGATTGATATAGCCATTCGAGTGCAAATCACGGAAAAATGTTAATGTGTCCATATACTCTGGAGACATAAAATCCGGGAGCAATTGACCGTCTTGCTCACCCCAGTTATTTGGAGCGCCAAACCACGATGCAATCGTATCAAACGCCCCATAAATGACGTCATTCCGATCCGTGAGACCGATTGTGTCCTTCGCGCCATTGCCATCAGGATCTTCTTCCGTAAACGCTTTCAGCATATCGTAAAATTCATCTGTATTTTTAGGCGCATCAAGCCCTAGTGCATCTGCCCAATCCTTGCGATAAATCATCCCTTGACGAGATAAAGGACGAGCCTGATAAAGAGAATAAAGCTTGCCATCGACCATTGTGTTTTTTAGAACTTCTTCATTCAGCTTGCTCAGGTTTTCAAATTGATCTAGATAAGGCCCCACTTCCCAAAACTGCCCATCTCGTATCCCTTCTTTAAACTGCATGAAGGAATCACTTTTCATAAACACAACATCCGGGAGAGAGCTGGTGGCAAATGCCGATTGTAGCCTTTCGCTATACGTATTGTCCGGCACCCATTGAATCTCGACATCTGTATTTGTCGCTTCTTCAACTAAATTCAGCACCTTTTCATCGGGAACCTCTGGCGTGTGAAAGTTAATCATAATAGATAAAGGAAAGGCCCCATTCTCCTCATCAGATGAAGCGCTTTCATTATTGCCGCAGCCGATTAGTAGCACAGCACACAACAGACAGACACTCACAACTCTGAAAATATTGATTTTTCTTTCCATGTGTTTTCCCCTTTCAGCTTTGCATTTTTCTCTTCTGAATCTATCATCATTCACTCAACTGTAGCACACAGATTAGATTTGTAATATTTACAACTGAGAAAATGATCTTATTTGTCTTACAAATATACACTCATTTCATATAGTCTGTAAACCTTTTTTTTGATTTTTCTACAAAAAAAAGAGAGGCACCACCGGTTGGTTGGGAGTAGCCCGGTAGTACCTGCTTCTGGAAAGGGGGTATCGGATTCGAGAACCATTGAGAATGATTCTTAATCTCAACTTGATCTTACACAATCCTTTTATCGCTGT is a window encoding:
- a CDS encoding AbrB family transcriptional regulator, with the protein product MRAPYVSTLIVALISGVLFEWLHIVLPWMLGPLVGVMIWQSIFKKPTAWPSLAKQVGLVILGYMLGTSFTSETFAFIVQDFPVMLTSTVILIGFTFLLALIVKRWTSISLNTAIMGSIPGGLSQMILLSEELKKVDPGTVALMQTLRVLLVVTVVPFLAAHQFPPGSSAPSPSVAGSSLTFDDTWLLWPCIAVGIYIGKKINLPIFPFMGTLLVTAAWSSTIGQPPAFPVGVINAAQLLLGTHLGMQLHWPTLLSLKRYVWLIIVTNLWLMGFSFGMAALWSWWGSPSLLTAFLSLAPGGVAEMGVTALAVGADLPTVTSFQLFRVLFILFCVPPFLKWWLSARRPDSLAHRS
- a CDS encoding CdaR family transcriptional regulator; translated protein: MISKALAQSIVKEAYEFTKHSINLMDHQGVIIASNNQERIGDIHEGALRVLQLNEPVIIDEHSSLQGSRPGMNLPIQINNTIIGVVGISGAIEQIEPYAAFIKRLTEVLAKEAYLNDKLTFKHFAAEAFVHHWLSGTWTDPEIIKSEGLSVGYDVTLSRATVIIELGNFSSVLSESLQHHHTTTSFYSDRPHFIKQLSQLFPDQDTIVASDGPTRFVFLIPISQHASEDQRTELLKRCTKLQSTLHASYGFTSYGGIGSVFDSPEKVENSFQEAQQALSVAKTSNSDMYLLFDELGTERLINAIPELDRLNFAKRILFLNHPDMPELLDDLMLFFQNDQSIQRTAEALYVHKNTLQYRLKKVAAMTGRDPRKFRDAQTLYTALLCLHLSGNVHENKN
- a CDS encoding glycerate kinase, which produces MNVFIACDSFKGSMTSLEANAAVQAGLLDADPTIHTTLLPMADGGEGTVDALLYTLGGERVTVAVRGPLGGKVEASYGWIPETKTAIIETAAASGITLVGNDELDPWKATSFGTGELMAHALAHGARQMVIGLGGSATVDGGIGLLEALGVTFYDTEKQPISGNGKGLGRIDSIDLSSLRERFRDVEVTMASDVTNPLLGDTGAVHVFGPQKGAKTEDLATLEEGMASYAKVCAKAIGRDDANTAGAGAAGGIGFALQSFLSAKAMSGFSYIAEAAKLADILPSADLIITGEGQMDAQSFFGKVPVALANEAKPFNVPVIAFAGSVKGNAQQFASAGLQAVIPITNGPTSLSEAMTDGKKLLQESAERTWRLTQLFPHKHS
- a CDS encoding extracellular solute-binding protein, which produces MERKINIFRVVSVCLLCAVLLIGCGNNESASSDEENGAFPLSIMINFHTPEVPDEKVLNLVEEATNTDVEIQWVPDNTYSERLQSAFATSSLPDVVFMKSDSFMQFKEGIRDGQFWEVGPYLDQFENLSKLNEEVLKNTMVDGKLYSLYQARPLSRQGMIYRKDWADALGLDAPKNTDEFYDMLKAFTEEDPDGNGAKDTIGLTDRNDVIYGAFDTIASWFGAPNNWGEQDGQLLPDFMSPEYMDTLTFFRDLHSNGYINQDFPVTSKSDQQELFKNGTAGVYVGSMGDVQGLYEDAKALNPEVVLDVHNQVKGPDGEFQVWSIPGYNKVILFPKSAVESEEELLKILGFLDELMNPELSNLLQWGIEGEHYKVTDGKAEAIASPQVLDTEVSAYKMIEVGGPESNGRYEGYFSYEPQTKAEELYKDNAEHLVTDPTVRLESPTYVERGERLDQIMLDATYKFIIGQLDEAGYEKAIEEWKEEGGDQIIEEYNASNEG